CGGTGGCCGCTGGGCGTCCGGGACGCGGCCGGGAGCAGTCCGGAGTGCTCGTAGAACCGGATCGTGGCCGGCGTGAAGCCGGTGATCTCGGCCAGCTGGGTGATGCGGATCTTCGACACGGTGCCTCGACCCGTCCTTGGTCGGAGGTCTGGGTTGGCCGCAGGTCTGGGTGCGGCGCGGCGGGCCGCCCCGTGGGACGGCCCGCCGCTGCGCCGGGTCGGTCAGCAGTCGCAGTCGGCGTCCGCGTGGCCGTGGGTCGGGGCGGTCGCCACCGACAGCGGCTCGGCCGTGACCGGGCGGACCGCGCGGCCGATGACCATGGCCTCGATGAACTCCCAGGCGCCGGGCATCTTGGTCTCCTGGAGGTCGGCGATCTCCAGCGACGAGTTCTGCAGCGTCTGCACGGTGGGCCGGTTGCAGTGGCACTCGTTGCCGAACCAGTACCAGCCCTTCTGGATGATGTCCTGCTTGCGGGCGACCCGCGGGTCCTTGTTCCGGACGTGCTCCAGGAACAGGTACTGCCCGCCCGGCTTGAGGACGCGCTCGATCTCCCGCAGCGCGGGCGTCGGGTCCGGCACGGTGCACAGGATCATCGCCGCCGCGACCGTGTCGAAGTAGCCGTCCGGGTAGGGCAGCTTCTCCGCGCCGGCCACCACGAGCTGGATGCGCCGCGGGTCGTTGCGGGTCTTCTCCTCCAGCTTGGACACCATGTGCGAGTAGGGCTCGGTGAGGATCAGCTCGTCGACGGTGTCCGGGTAGTGGGGCAGGTTCAGGCCCGTGCCGGTGCCGAGCTCGATGGTCCGGCCGTACGCGGGCTTGAGGAACTCCGCGCGCTTCTCCGACAGGCCGTGCCCCTCCACCCTCGCCAGGAACTTGTCGTACATCCCGGCGAAGACGTACTTCCCCCAGGTGGCGTCGTAAGCCTTCTTCAGAAGGTTTGCCATGGCCAGCCAGCCCTCCAAGCTGTGACGAGGCGCAGTCCCCCAGTGAACGGGCGCGCGGGTTCGCGTCCGTCCGGTGAGCCGGACGGATGAGTCCTGTGTGGTCTGACCCGCAGGTGGCGGGTTCCGCGGTGGTCCGCCGAACGTCCACCTGAGGCTGTGACGGGCCCCCGGTCGCGACGGGGAACCCGGTTGGTGCGCTTCGTGGTGATCCGGGGTCGATTGCTGGTCGTAGTCTCGTAGTTGAACCCGGCTTCAAGTCAACCCCCGCGCACCGCCGTGCCCCCGACCCGCCGGTGTCACCCTGTTGGAGCAACGCCGGATAACGATCGGCGCTCTTTCGCTACGAACTCATCACAGGTGCGGCCGAACCGGTGAGTCCTGTGCCACAACATTGCGGCGAGCGTGTGGCACGCCCTACGTTCGCTGCGCCAACGGAACCAGTCGCGGGTTCCGGCCACTGTGGACGCCCACGGCGTCCTCGGCGGCGGGTGGCGAATCGCACTCGTGGGACATCCGGGGTCCTCATGGCCGTCAACCGGCCCGATTTGTCGCGCCGCGCACGAGGAGGTCCCGTGTCCCGAACGCACGAAGGTTCGTTAGCAGGCAGCACGACCGCTGGTCGACCGAGGGGCGGGGCCGGCGACGACGACGTGTTCCCCGGCCGCAGCCTGCTCCCCGTGACCGCGTCCTGGTGGACGTCCATCCTGGTCGCGGTCGGCGCGTCGCTCATGATCGCCGTGTCGATGGCGGAGATGGCGGCGGAGATCGGCAACGCGTCCATCTGGGTCTGGATCGCCACCGCGGTCGTCGGCGCGCTGCAGTGCCTGCTGATCGCCGAGCTGGCGTCGCGCTTCACCGGGCGCGCGGGCGGCACGGCGCAGTTCGCGTACCGCGCCACCAGCAAGGGGTCGCCGACGCTGGGCGCGCTGTCGTCCTGGGCGTACTGGTTCGCCTGGACCCCGGGCATCGCGGTCAACCTGATCCTGGCCGCGACGTACCTCAAGTCGCTGTTCTGGCCCAGCGGCAACGTGATCCTGCTGGCGGTGCTCATCGGCATCGCCCTGTACTTCGTCACCGCGCTCGGGTTGCGGCTGTCCACGATGGTCAACGCGGCGCTGGCCGTGGTGGCGCTCGGCGTCGTGCTGGTCGTGGTCCTGACGCCGGTGTTCCACCCGGATTCCTTCGACGTCGCAAGGGTTCTGCCGACGCAGCTGCCCGAGGACGCGCCGACCGGCGGCTGGGGCGTGGTCGGGATCATCCTGAAGTGGACGTTCATCGCGACGTGGGCGGCCTATGCGGCCGAGATGGCCTCGACGGTGTGCGCGGAGATCAAGCGCCCGGAGAAGTACATGAAGCGGGTCATGTCGATCTCGGCGGGCATCGCGATCGTCGCGTTCACGCTGGTGCCGGTCTCGATGTTCGGCGTCGTGGGCGTGGAGGGCCTGCAGCGCGACCCGTTCACGGTCTTCGCCGAGATCGGCGGGATCACCTTCGGCCCGGCGGGCGAGTACGTCGTCGGGCTCGGCCTGGCCGCGGTCCTCGTGCTGGGCGCGGAGATCTTCATCATCGGCTCGTCGCGGACGATCCACCAGATGGCGCAGGACGGGCACCTGCCGAAGCTGTTCGGCAAGATGAACAAGCGGGGCGCGCCGGTCGGCTCGATCATGGGCGACGCCGCCGTCATCATGATCATGCTGGTGGTGTTCGGCACCGAGGTCGTCAGCGTGGTGGCCGCGGCGACGTTCGGCTACCTGGTGGTGTTCGTCCTGCTGCCGATCGCCTACCTCACGCTGCGCCGCTACCGGCGCGACGACGACGGCGGCTTCCGCCTCGGCAGGGCGTTCGCCGGGGTGGCCGTGTGCCTCTTCCTGTTCAACGCCGCGCTGCTCGTCTTCGGCGGCCTGCAGTGGGGGGTCGAGGTGATCGTCGTCGGGCTGGGCGTCACCCTGGCGGTGATCCCGATCTCGTACTTCACCCGGCGGTCACGGGCTCGCGCGGCGGTCCGCGCCGGCGCTCGGACTGATCCCGCGACGGGGCGCCCCGGCCGGGGCGCCCCGTCGCGCGGGCGGGTCAGCCGGCGACCGGGACCGGGGGCCGCCACACGCCGGGCTCGGGGTTCGGGCAGTCCGCGCTGGGCAGTTGGCCGACCATCGCCGAGAGCTCGGACTTCAGCGCCGCCAAGCGCTTCATCTCGTTGTCGATCTCCTCCATGCGCTCCCGCAGCAGCACCGCCGCGTCGCCGCAGGGGCACGTGCCCGTGTCGCGGATCGACAGCAGGTCGTTGATCTCGCGCAGCCGCAGCCCCAGGCGCTGCGCGCCCTGGATGAAGTGGAGCCGGTCGACGGCGTCGTCGCCGTACCGCCGGTAACCGGCCTCG
This genomic window from Saccharothrix sp. HUAS TT1 contains:
- a CDS encoding class I SAM-dependent methyltransferase, giving the protein MANLLKKAYDATWGKYVFAGMYDKFLARVEGHGLSEKRAEFLKPAYGRTIELGTGTGLNLPHYPDTVDELILTEPYSHMVSKLEEKTRNDPRRIQLVVAGAEKLPYPDGYFDTVAAAMILCTVPDPTPALREIERVLKPGGQYLFLEHVRNKDPRVARKQDIIQKGWYWFGNECHCNRPTVQTLQNSSLEIADLQETKMPGAWEFIEAMVIGRAVRPVTAEPLSVATAPTHGHADADCDC
- a CDS encoding APC family permease; translation: MAVNRPDLSRRARGGPVSRTHEGSLAGSTTAGRPRGGAGDDDVFPGRSLLPVTASWWTSILVAVGASLMIAVSMAEMAAEIGNASIWVWIATAVVGALQCLLIAELASRFTGRAGGTAQFAYRATSKGSPTLGALSSWAYWFAWTPGIAVNLILAATYLKSLFWPSGNVILLAVLIGIALYFVTALGLRLSTMVNAALAVVALGVVLVVVLTPVFHPDSFDVARVLPTQLPEDAPTGGWGVVGIILKWTFIATWAAYAAEMASTVCAEIKRPEKYMKRVMSISAGIAIVAFTLVPVSMFGVVGVEGLQRDPFTVFAEIGGITFGPAGEYVVGLGLAAVLVLGAEIFIIGSSRTIHQMAQDGHLPKLFGKMNKRGAPVGSIMGDAAVIMIMLVVFGTEVVSVVAAATFGYLVVFVLLPIAYLTLRRYRRDDDGGFRLGRAFAGVAVCLFLFNAALLVFGGLQWGVEVIVVGLGVTLAVIPISYFTRRSRARAAVRAGARTDPATGRPGRGAPSRGRVSRRPGPGAATRRARGSGSPRWAVGRPSPRARTSAPPSASSRCRSPPCAPAAAPPRRRRGTCPCRGSTAGR